A genome region from Acaryochloris marina S15 includes the following:
- a CDS encoding acyl-CoA dehydrogenase, producing MTLLISPITTLVLLFVFILLGYLGVPLWIWTLYVAVGIGTLQPSIWIWSPLIGLAVVINWPLLRRLLLTSAVVKLLQSLQLFPKISSTEQAAIEAGNVWVDGEFFTGKPNFELILNEPYPQLTPDIQAFLDGPVEQVCRMASDWEIYQRQDLPPEVWTYLKQERFFGMMIPEEYGGLGFSNLAYSAVMVKLASRSFTHVATVGVTNSLGPAKLLLRYGTKEQKNQYLPRLASGEDIPCFALTEPKAGSDAASITSSGVVFKGDDGQLYLKLNWNKRYITLGAIATLLGLAFQLHDPDNLLGKGEHPGITCALIPTETPGVIQNRRHDPMGVPFYNSPLEGHDVIVPIEQIIGGLEQAGQGWKMLMQTLAAGRGISFPATCTGVSKLVARVVGAHAVVRKQFGLSIGRFEGVEEPLARIGGLTYMIDAARLYTCGAVDQGEQPGVVSAIAKSQTTDLARRVVLDGMDILGGAGICRGPRNLLANIYTAMPIAITVEGANILTRSLMIFGQGAIRSHPYIYDEIVALEQLDVVAFDQSFWPHLGLIFRNGVRAGLLSLTRGRLVRSPVQGETAIYYHKLAWASATFANLSDLAMLSLGSALKRREKLTGRFADILAWLYMGSATLRRFEAEGRQVQDLPLVHWAMQYTFAQIQRAVEGIIENLPILSTGLQKLILGMWRLNLIGTMPSDDLGHQVAQVLQQPGVERDRLTCDIYLPTHTEETLGRLEEALCLTVQTTPILKQIKVAIAAGKLPPSKPMELVDAALEEGIINADEALLLGKAEMLRSNTIQVDSFTVAEYQQRQPISHGSLTTHFGFLSS from the coding sequence ATGACACTCCTCATCTCCCCCATAACAACTCTGGTTCTGCTGTTTGTCTTCATTCTCCTGGGATACCTTGGTGTTCCCCTATGGATTTGGACTCTTTACGTTGCAGTAGGCATTGGCACACTCCAACCGTCTATTTGGATTTGGAGCCCCCTGATCGGTCTGGCAGTGGTGATCAACTGGCCCCTTTTACGCCGCTTGTTGCTCACTTCTGCTGTCGTCAAACTCCTTCAATCACTGCAGCTGTTTCCAAAAATTTCTTCAACAGAGCAGGCTGCGATCGAAGCGGGAAACGTCTGGGTTGATGGTGAATTTTTCACCGGAAAACCCAATTTTGAACTCATCCTTAACGAACCTTATCCCCAGCTCACCCCTGATATCCAAGCTTTTCTAGATGGCCCTGTTGAACAAGTCTGCCGGATGGCCAGTGACTGGGAAATTTATCAGCGCCAGGACCTCCCCCCCGAAGTCTGGACCTATCTTAAACAGGAGCGGTTCTTTGGCATGATGATTCCTGAAGAATACGGGGGGCTGGGTTTCTCAAATCTGGCCTATAGCGCCGTGATGGTCAAACTTGCCTCCCGTTCATTTACCCATGTGGCGACAGTGGGGGTTACCAACTCCCTTGGTCCGGCTAAACTTCTACTCCGCTATGGCACCAAGGAACAGAAAAATCAATATTTACCTCGCTTAGCCAGTGGTGAAGATATCCCCTGCTTTGCCCTCACGGAACCCAAAGCCGGATCAGATGCCGCCAGCATTACATCTAGTGGGGTGGTATTTAAGGGGGATGATGGCCAGCTCTACCTCAAGCTCAATTGGAACAAGCGCTATATTACCCTGGGTGCGATCGCTACCCTCCTAGGTCTAGCGTTCCAACTCCATGACCCCGATAATCTCCTGGGTAAAGGCGAACACCCCGGCATAACCTGTGCTCTAATTCCCACTGAAACACCTGGGGTCATTCAGAATCGTCGCCACGATCCAATGGGTGTCCCCTTCTATAACTCACCATTGGAAGGTCATGATGTAATCGTTCCAATTGAACAGATTATTGGTGGCCTTGAGCAAGCTGGTCAGGGTTGGAAAATGTTAATGCAGACCCTGGCAGCGGGACGCGGAATTAGCTTCCCGGCGACTTGTACGGGGGTTTCTAAGCTTGTAGCTCGTGTAGTTGGAGCCCATGCTGTAGTCCGTAAGCAGTTTGGTTTATCCATTGGCCGCTTTGAAGGGGTTGAAGAACCGCTAGCACGGATTGGTGGACTCACTTACATGATTGATGCTGCCCGGCTCTATACCTGTGGAGCAGTAGATCAAGGCGAACAACCTGGGGTGGTCTCTGCAATCGCAAAATCCCAAACCACAGATCTGGCTCGTCGCGTCGTCCTGGATGGTATGGATATTCTGGGGGGAGCCGGGATTTGTCGCGGGCCTCGGAACCTACTAGCCAATATCTACACGGCCATGCCGATTGCCATTACCGTGGAAGGAGCAAATATTCTGACGCGATCGCTGATGATATTTGGTCAGGGTGCAATTCGCAGTCATCCCTATATTTACGATGAGATTGTAGCCTTAGAGCAGTTGGATGTGGTTGCCTTTGATCAGTCTTTTTGGCCTCACCTTGGCCTCATCTTTCGTAACGGCGTTCGGGCTGGTCTGTTAAGCCTAACGCGGGGGCGGCTAGTTCGCTCTCCAGTTCAAGGCGAAACGGCAATTTACTATCACAAGTTAGCCTGGGCTTCAGCCACGTTTGCCAACCTCAGTGATTTAGCGATGCTGTCCTTGGGGAGTGCTCTGAAGCGTCGAGAAAAGCTAACTGGACGTTTTGCAGACATTCTGGCCTGGCTGTATATGGGGTCAGCAACCCTTCGACGATTTGAAGCTGAAGGGCGACAGGTGCAAGATTTGCCTTTGGTTCACTGGGCCATGCAGTATACCTTTGCTCAAATTCAACGGGCAGTGGAAGGCATTATTGAAAATCTCCCGATCCTGAGTACTGGCTTGCAGAAACTTATATTAGGAATGTGGAGACTCAATCTCATTGGAACCATGCCCTCTGATGACCTAGGTCACCAGGTTGCCCAGGTTCTACAACAACCGGGGGTAGAGCGAGATCGGCTAACCTGTGATATTTATCTTCCCACTCACACGGAGGAGACTTTGGGGCGACTGGAAGAGGCTTTATGCTTAACGGTACAGACAACCCCTATCCTGAAACAAATTAAGGTTGCCATCGCAGCAGGGAAACTTCCCCCATCCAAACCAATGGAGCTTGTTGATGCCGCCCTTGAGGAAGGAATCATCAATGCTGATGAAGCCCTATTACTTGGAAAAGCAGAAATGTTACGCAGCAATACAATTCAAGTGGACTCATTCACCGTGGCAGAATATCAGCAGAGACAGCCCATATCGCACGGTTCGTTAACAACTCATTTCGGGTTTTTATCCAGTTGA
- a CDS encoding putative Ig domain-containing protein gives MTTRDGPIITSTPVTQFGLADEVYRYQLTANDPEGDPLVYKLLDAPLGAVIDQETGELLWYPNTSVTAGSTTQFSVQVDDRFGNSDQQTFEVDVVGQLGKIQGVVFSDLNNNGYRDTSLVQGDSPDVVFAIDVSGSTGFRLVDLTTQDISSLDETTASILDLELATTIALSEQLIDQGLGDTAKIGVVLWNTSGQILDMDLAQPGIQLYTTPLADTNNNGIADLREALETVSSGGFTDFTPGLTTAKGVLDSLGGDPNLIFLSDGRGDLDESIVTEINEAGINLTAFGIGAGSSLDQIQKVDPNAIQISNVDELVNIFSGWDPRYSVEPLLENITVYLDHNNNGVLDPDEPYQLTQPDSGNSRLGETRYYYSFENLLPGTYTVRQVVPNGYEETNPSSGSFVDEVTVSGGEVYEHLFGLHPISGPANSNPVFITEAPTTPLQVGEEFIYRALAQDPDADPIRYDLPLAPDGVTIDESGNITWIPQADQVGRFDVILRVRDDQGGTTLQTFALEVESNNQAPTFTSGLDHAQPQVGKAFQYQAKAIDADGDVLTYELVSGPSGVTLDSQTGLLNWTPVSSQLGNRTVQLRALDGQGGEAIQTLDLRVINPLPNQTPTFTSTPRERIRLGNTYFYQVDATDADGDPLTYNLSTAPTGMALQDNILVWTPTADQMGEHQVVLSVDDGQGGVAAQTYTLMVGNQLSNAAPEITSTPNLVTNIEREYQYNLTGSDPDGDLVQWRLVNGPEGVVVDPTSGSLRWQPTVDQLGAHTLIVELSDAYGLSTQQTFEVQVNGANTPPAFLSTPSTRAAQDQAYSYQVIAKDPEQDELTYSLGINPVGMTIDAQSGLIQWTPEASQLGVHDVEVQVRDSQGAVSTQTYRLEVGEAPINQAPTITSRPLFQADLQQPYSYQIEATDPEGGALSYQLLEGPAGITVDAQTGVLTWDAPVVGDHRIVVAAYDVEGLGAAQGYTLRALANELPVIRSTPETTAFVGGEYRYDVQAQDPEGGALTYELDANAQALGVTIDDYGRIFWTPTTDQVGVYPITLTVTDAAGASVEQQFDLTVQTDDVAPEVRLVPSVEPAALGESVSLFASATDNVGVDLLSLTVNGQAVALDANGIYTFTPDAVGDVTAIATARDAAGNTTQTEATFSVLDLTDVDAPEISLPDLSGQVFTAPTEIVGTVNDDNLVYYSLSVAKVGSDDFREIFRGSDPVVDGVLGTFDPSLLENDAYTLRLNAVDAGGNVVTQDEVVTVAGELKLGNFQLSFTDLTIPVTGIPISVTRTYDTLTSNTTDDFGYGWRLEFRDTDLRTSLPKDETFEQLGVRTVGFETDTRVYITLPGGQRQGFTFRPREDNRFNLIAGPTSARLFHPEFVADDGVTSTLTVEDATLVRGAGTDEFFGVNGEAYNPADGGFGGVYTLTTKEEIVYKIDGQSGDLLSVTDTNGNTLTYTDGGIFSDAGPSVLFERNAQGQITRVTDPSGQHITYEYDDLGDLVAVTDREGNTTRFGYDDNRAHYLDEIIDPLGRSGTRSEYNDDGRLSKLIDVNGEALEFIYDPNNSLQEVKDVYGVSTFYEYDQRGNVVSTVDAYGTRVNRDYDEDNNLIRETIISEETGPEGYTTEIVYTDEGQVLSGTNVLNQEFRNTYDSDGNLLTTTNALGQTVTYTYDRYGNPTSVTDAAQRRSEYEVDARGNIVSILNVEQNRSHFEYDVNGNLTRSVDVLGNETLFTYDQNGNRTSRTQTVTKADGSTEEITTTWTYNSNNQLLSLTNAEGAIFSYEYNGSGYLAAFVDALGNRTEYLYDDKDQLVETIYADDTPDDNSDNLRSITLYDRGGRTRAAIDPAGRVTHFVYDLLGRPTEVIYPQGSETLEQLLGAIAPGQTLESVDWADILYPDDPPAYLSDNPRRQWEYFPDGKVKAEIDERGHRVEYRYDELGRLIETILPDETPDTLADNPRLSAEYDAIGQLSQTTDPLGQTTRYVYDDAGQVTQTQFADGTSVSATYNLLGLQTSITDQESNTTLYRYDGLGRLLEIEDALASITRYDYDDVGRRTSTTNALDQVTRYDYDKVGRRTSIELPEGQEASYAYNANGNLETYTDFAGKTQEYDYDALNQLISIAFANDPTQEFTYTATGLIETITDGRGVTQFAYDERDRLIARTDPNGPYISPGGPTIQYTYDDASNRTSVQTPNGTTTYGFDAQNRLNSVIDRDGFETTYRYDLASRLVETVLPNQVIERRDYDDLNRLTHLSTVRRDEVTGEETLITSFEYSLNKIGHRLQVTESTGRVVSYEYDQLYRLTKETISDPNDPTNDGRVTEYELDALGNRLRRIDSLEGETTYTYNQNNQLLREIRRQGDVIEQETVYAYDNNGNLLSKTVNDSEVTTYRWNDENRLVEVELPNGDSISFVYDTAGIQVSRTLNGETTTFIIDSNRPYAQVIESLDDQTLLEFKTFGIDLISQSDENGTIYFHTDGLGSTRAITDANGEVQDRFNYNAFGELLTTENNSDVDNLFAGEQYDAELGLQYLRQRFYDPSTGRFISQDAFEGFLDDPITQNRFLYANANPVTYTDPSGYFSISELNAGKIISNILSKGSAALSATASTAVSRTIAGAATGIFGTALDKIAKGEDITIPDLLLGAGAGASFGYLAPAIAATAPGYAIAGLSLNNARESLVTLHEALNDPNASAIRKTAAFVQALESLFDLKQIVTSGILFGPQCFVAGTPILTPTGKKAIDELEPGDWVLSWDDETDEVTERQVTEWYRREAPAIIDIFIGTEKISCTPEHPFWVPGKEWVLASQIKRGTVLQNRAGEAVVVDAVRRRHEITQVFNVEIDGLHTYFVSNLEILSHNMCQNRQPSPAVPYDDYSPEAVSSRQKQAREYYGQLEEANNSPAGPSGRKKPIPKISGKEGSKDIPSWLKQTGEIPFVGESGKEFAKRVFETYRPGVEYKNVPNSEFNRIKKWADRNFK, from the coding sequence ATGACCACTAGGGACGGGCCGATTATTACGAGTACTCCCGTCACCCAGTTTGGCCTGGCGGACGAAGTCTATCGCTATCAGCTCACGGCCAATGACCCTGAGGGGGATCCGTTGGTCTACAAACTGCTGGATGCCCCCCTCGGTGCCGTGATTGATCAGGAGACGGGAGAGCTACTTTGGTATCCCAATACCAGCGTAACGGCGGGCAGCACCACGCAATTCTCCGTGCAGGTCGATGATCGGTTTGGCAATTCAGATCAGCAAACCTTTGAGGTCGATGTCGTCGGACAGCTGGGCAAGATTCAAGGGGTTGTTTTCTCTGATCTCAATAACAATGGCTATCGCGATACCAGTCTGGTACAAGGGGACTCCCCCGATGTCGTCTTTGCCATTGATGTCTCGGGGAGTACAGGTTTCCGCCTCGTTGACTTAACAACGCAGGATATCAGCAGCTTGGATGAAACCACCGCGTCTATCCTCGATTTAGAACTGGCAACGACGATTGCTTTAAGTGAACAACTGATTGACCAGGGGCTGGGAGATACCGCCAAGATTGGGGTGGTGTTATGGAATACCAGCGGTCAGATTTTGGATATGGATCTGGCCCAACCCGGTATCCAGCTGTATACCACTCCCCTAGCCGATACCAATAACAATGGCATCGCCGATCTGCGGGAAGCACTGGAAACAGTTAGTTCAGGTGGCTTTACGGACTTCACCCCCGGACTGACCACAGCGAAAGGGGTGTTGGATAGCCTAGGTGGTGATCCAAACTTGATCTTCCTCTCTGATGGTCGAGGGGACCTGGATGAATCCATTGTCACTGAGATTAATGAAGCAGGGATTAACCTAACCGCCTTTGGGATTGGGGCCGGGTCCAGTCTGGACCAAATCCAGAAGGTGGACCCCAATGCGATTCAAATCTCCAATGTTGATGAGCTAGTCAATATCTTTAGTGGCTGGGATCCTCGATATTCCGTGGAACCCCTGTTAGAGAACATCACGGTCTACCTGGACCACAACAACAATGGCGTTCTAGATCCCGATGAGCCCTACCAACTGACTCAGCCCGATAGCGGTAACTCCCGGTTAGGTGAAACTCGCTACTATTACTCCTTCGAGAATCTATTGCCTGGAACCTATACCGTCCGTCAGGTGGTACCCAATGGCTATGAAGAGACGAATCCCAGTAGTGGATCCTTTGTAGATGAAGTGACGGTCTCTGGAGGAGAAGTCTATGAGCATCTCTTTGGTCTCCATCCCATTAGTGGGCCTGCCAATTCCAATCCGGTGTTTATCACGGAGGCTCCCACTACCCCGCTCCAGGTGGGTGAGGAATTTATCTATCGAGCCCTTGCCCAAGATCCTGATGCAGATCCGATTCGCTATGACCTGCCGTTGGCCCCAGATGGGGTAACGATTGATGAGTCAGGCAATATCACCTGGATTCCCCAAGCAGATCAGGTGGGTCGCTTTGATGTGATTCTGCGGGTGCGAGATGACCAGGGGGGCACAACGCTACAGACCTTTGCATTAGAAGTTGAGTCCAATAATCAAGCCCCCACCTTCACGTCTGGCTTGGATCATGCTCAACCCCAGGTGGGTAAAGCCTTCCAATACCAAGCCAAAGCCATAGATGCCGATGGGGATGTGCTCACCTATGAACTGGTGTCGGGTCCAAGTGGCGTCACCTTAGATAGCCAGACGGGTCTACTGAACTGGACCCCTGTGAGTTCACAGTTAGGGAATCGCACGGTTCAACTGCGAGCGTTGGATGGCCAAGGAGGAGAGGCGATTCAGACCTTGGATCTAAGGGTGATCAATCCCTTACCGAATCAGACTCCCACATTTACCTCAACGCCTAGAGAGCGCATCCGGTTGGGGAATACCTATTTCTATCAGGTGGATGCCACGGATGCCGATGGTGATCCATTGACCTATAACTTATCGACCGCTCCAACGGGGATGGCGCTGCAAGATAATATCTTGGTCTGGACGCCCACGGCGGATCAGATGGGTGAGCATCAGGTAGTTCTCTCTGTCGATGATGGCCAGGGAGGGGTAGCGGCACAGACCTATACCCTGATGGTGGGCAATCAGCTGAGTAATGCCGCCCCTGAGATTACCTCCACGCCGAATTTAGTCACGAATATAGAGCGAGAGTATCAGTACAACCTGACGGGGTCTGACCCAGATGGAGATTTGGTGCAGTGGCGCTTGGTCAATGGTCCTGAGGGTGTGGTGGTTGACCCGACTTCTGGCAGCTTGCGCTGGCAGCCGACGGTGGATCAGTTGGGGGCTCATACCTTAATCGTGGAGTTGAGTGATGCCTATGGTCTCTCGACTCAGCAGACCTTTGAAGTGCAGGTGAATGGGGCCAATACTCCCCCTGCCTTCTTGTCTACACCTTCCACCCGAGCCGCTCAAGACCAAGCCTATTCCTATCAGGTGATCGCTAAAGATCCAGAGCAGGATGAACTGACCTATAGCCTGGGGATTAACCCAGTGGGGATGACGATTGATGCCCAGTCGGGTCTAATTCAATGGACCCCCGAGGCTAGCCAGTTGGGTGTCCATGATGTGGAAGTCCAGGTGCGGGATAGCCAAGGGGCTGTCAGTACCCAGACTTATCGATTAGAGGTGGGTGAAGCCCCGATTAATCAGGCTCCAACGATTACCTCCCGTCCGCTGTTCCAGGCTGATCTGCAGCAGCCCTATTCCTATCAAATTGAAGCAACGGATCCAGAGGGTGGGGCGCTGTCCTACCAGTTACTGGAAGGTCCAGCGGGGATTACGGTGGATGCCCAAACAGGGGTATTGACCTGGGATGCTCCTGTGGTGGGTGACCATCGCATTGTCGTCGCAGCCTATGATGTCGAGGGATTAGGGGCCGCTCAAGGCTATACCCTCAGGGCCTTAGCTAATGAGCTGCCCGTGATTCGGTCAACGCCAGAGACAACGGCTTTTGTCGGGGGTGAATATCGCTATGATGTTCAGGCTCAAGATCCAGAGGGTGGGGCACTGACCTATGAGCTGGATGCTAATGCTCAAGCTTTAGGGGTCACCATTGATGACTATGGCCGCATTTTCTGGACGCCGACGACTGACCAGGTCGGTGTCTATCCGATTACCTTGACGGTGACGGATGCTGCGGGAGCTAGCGTTGAACAACAGTTTGATTTGACGGTGCAGACGGATGATGTCGCTCCCGAGGTGCGGTTGGTGCCGAGTGTGGAACCCGCTGCCTTGGGTGAGTCCGTGTCTCTGTTTGCTTCTGCCACGGATAACGTTGGGGTGGATCTACTGAGCTTGACGGTGAATGGCCAAGCGGTGGCGCTGGATGCCAATGGCATTTATACCTTTACCCCAGATGCAGTGGGTGACGTGACGGCGATCGCGACAGCGAGGGATGCGGCTGGGAATACCACCCAGACGGAGGCCACCTTCTCTGTACTAGATTTGACGGATGTGGATGCTCCTGAGATTAGCCTCCCGGATTTGAGCGGTCAGGTGTTTACGGCTCCCACGGAGATTGTGGGGACGGTGAATGATGACAATCTGGTCTACTACAGTTTGTCTGTCGCCAAGGTGGGGTCTGATGACTTCCGGGAAATCTTCCGAGGATCTGATCCGGTGGTGGATGGAGTGTTGGGAACTTTTGACCCCTCACTGTTAGAGAATGATGCCTACACCTTACGGTTGAATGCTGTGGATGCTGGCGGCAATGTCGTCACCCAGGATGAAGTGGTGACGGTAGCGGGTGAGCTGAAGTTAGGGAACTTCCAGCTATCGTTTACAGATTTGACGATTCCAGTAACGGGGATTCCCATCTCGGTGACCCGGACCTACGATACTTTGACCAGCAATACCACCGATGACTTTGGCTATGGCTGGCGTTTGGAGTTCCGGGATACGGATCTAAGGACGAGTTTGCCTAAGGATGAGACCTTTGAGCAGTTGGGGGTCCGCACAGTTGGGTTTGAAACGGATACGCGGGTGTATATCACTCTGCCTGGGGGACAGCGACAAGGGTTTACCTTTAGACCTAGAGAGGATAACCGTTTTAATCTGATTGCTGGACCTACCTCTGCTAGACTTTTCCACCCTGAGTTTGTCGCTGATGATGGAGTCACCAGTACTCTAACGGTGGAGGATGCCACTCTAGTCCGAGGGGCTGGCACAGATGAATTCTTTGGCGTTAATGGGGAAGCCTATAACCCGGCTGATGGTGGTTTTGGTGGGGTCTATACCCTGACGACGAAGGAAGAAATTGTCTACAAGATTGATGGGCAGTCAGGAGATCTGCTGTCGGTCACAGATACGAATGGCAATACCTTGACCTATACCGATGGCGGCATCTTTAGTGATGCGGGCCCATCTGTCCTCTTTGAGCGGAATGCTCAGGGCCAGATCACTCGGGTCACGGATCCATCTGGCCAACACATCACTTATGAATACGATGATCTCGGTGATTTAGTGGCCGTGACGGATCGGGAGGGGAATACCACTCGGTTTGGCTATGACGATAATCGTGCTCACTATCTTGATGAAATTATTGACCCCTTGGGCCGCTCTGGCACCCGGTCTGAATACAACGATGACGGTCGTCTATCGAAACTGATTGATGTCAATGGGGAAGCCCTTGAATTCATCTATGACCCGAATAACTCCTTGCAAGAAGTCAAGGATGTCTATGGGGTCTCCACTTTCTATGAATATGACCAGCGGGGCAATGTGGTCTCCACTGTGGATGCTTACGGTACCCGCGTCAACCGAGACTATGACGAAGACAATAACCTCATCCGCGAAACGATTATTTCAGAGGAGACGGGACCAGAGGGCTATACCACCGAAATTGTCTACACCGATGAAGGTCAGGTGCTCTCGGGAACGAATGTCCTCAATCAGGAGTTTCGCAATACCTACGATAGTGATGGCAATCTGCTTACTACGACCAATGCATTAGGACAGACGGTCACCTATACCTATGACCGCTATGGTAATCCCACCTCGGTGACAGATGCTGCCCAACGACGGAGTGAATATGAGGTGGATGCGCGGGGCAATATTGTCTCTATCCTCAATGTGGAACAGAATCGCAGCCACTTTGAGTACGATGTCAATGGCAATCTCACCCGGTCCGTGGATGTTCTAGGTAATGAAACCCTGTTCACCTATGACCAAAATGGCAATCGCACCAGCCGTACCCAGACCGTCACCAAGGCCGATGGCTCCACGGAAGAAATTACCACCACCTGGACCTATAACAGCAATAACCAGCTCCTAAGCCTGACCAATGCGGAAGGAGCCATCTTTAGCTATGAATACAACGGGAGTGGCTATCTGGCAGCCTTTGTTGATGCCTTGGGCAACCGCACTGAATATCTCTACGACGATAAGGATCAGCTAGTCGAAACGATTTACGCAGATGATACTCCAGATGACAACAGCGATAACTTGCGCTCTATCACCCTGTATGACCGGGGAGGGAGAACCCGTGCCGCTATCGATCCTGCAGGTCGGGTCACTCACTTTGTCTATGACTTACTTGGACGCCCCACAGAGGTGATTTATCCCCAAGGGTCTGAGACTTTAGAGCAGTTACTCGGTGCCATCGCGCCCGGACAGACCTTAGAAAGCGTGGATTGGGCTGATATCCTCTATCCCGATGACCCTCCCGCCTACTTATCAGATAACCCTCGCCGCCAGTGGGAATATTTCCCCGATGGCAAGGTTAAGGCTGAGATCGATGAACGAGGTCATCGGGTTGAATATCGTTATGACGAACTGGGACGGCTAATCGAGACTATCTTGCCGGATGAGACTCCTGACACTCTTGCCGATAACCCTCGCCTGTCGGCTGAATATGATGCCATCGGTCAATTGAGCCAGACCACGGATCCCCTCGGCCAGACGACTCGCTATGTCTATGATGATGCCGGGCAGGTGACACAAACACAATTTGCAGATGGGACGAGTGTGTCGGCGACCTATAACTTGCTGGGTCTGCAAACCTCCATTACTGACCAAGAGAGCAATACCACCCTCTATCGGTACGACGGTTTAGGTCGCCTCTTAGAAATTGAAGATGCTCTGGCCTCGATTACCCGCTATGACTATGACGATGTGGGTCGGCGAACTTCAACGACCAATGCTTTAGACCAAGTCACCCGCTATGACTATGACAAGGTGGGACGCCGCACCAGCATTGAGTTACCCGAAGGGCAAGAAGCCAGTTATGCCTATAACGCTAACGGCAATTTAGAAACTTATACGGACTTTGCAGGGAAGACTCAAGAATATGACTACGATGCCCTGAATCAGCTGATCTCCATTGCCTTTGCCAACGACCCCACCCAAGAGTTTACCTACACGGCGACGGGTCTAATCGAGACGATTACGGATGGTCGGGGCGTAACCCAGTTTGCCTATGATGAGCGGGACCGCCTGATTGCTCGCACGGATCCCAATGGACCCTACATCAGTCCAGGGGGACCGACCATTCAATATACCTATGACGATGCCAGTAATCGCACCTCAGTCCAAACCCCCAATGGCACCACCACCTATGGCTTTGATGCTCAAAACCGCTTAAATAGCGTGATTGACCGAGATGGGTTCGAAACGACTTATCGCTATGACCTGGCTAGTCGGTTGGTGGAGACGGTCCTGCCCAATCAGGTAATTGAGCGTCGCGATTATGACGACTTGAATCGGTTGACTCACCTATCCACGGTCAGACGAGATGAGGTGACGGGAGAAGAAACCCTAATCACCAGCTTTGAATACAGCCTCAATAAGATTGGGCACCGTCTGCAAGTAACGGAATCGACGGGTCGAGTGGTCAGCTATGAATATGACCAGCTCTATCGTCTGACCAAGGAAACGATCTCTGACCCCAATGATCCCACGAATGATGGGCGAGTCACAGAGTATGAGTTAGATGCTTTAGGCAATCGACTACGCCGCATTGACTCCCTAGAGGGAGAAACCACCTATACCTATAACCAGAACAATCAGCTGCTAAGGGAGATAAGACGTCAAGGCGATGTAATTGAACAGGAAACTGTCTATGCCTATGACAACAATGGCAATTTACTGAGCAAGACGGTTAATGATTCAGAAGTAACCACCTATCGCTGGAATGATGAGAATCGACTGGTTGAGGTGGAACTGCCCAATGGCGACAGTATCAGCTTTGTCTATGACACCGCAGGTATCCAGGTCTCCCGGACACTGAATGGGGAAACAACGACGTTCATCATCGATAGCAATCGCCCCTATGCCCAGGTGATTGAGTCTTTAGATGATCAGACCCTGCTGGAATTTAAGACTTTTGGCATTGATCTAATTTCTCAATCGGATGAGAATGGAACGATTTATTTCCATACGGATGGATTAGGCAGTACACGGGCGATTACGGATGCCAATGGTGAGGTCCAGGACCGATTCAATTACAACGCCTTTGGAGAACTGTTAACGACAGAGAATAACAGTGATGTCGATAACCTATTCGCGGGTGAGCAGTACGATGCTGAGTTAGGTCTGCAATATCTACGGCAGCGTTTTTACGACCCCAGTACGGGTCGGTTTATCAGCCAGGATGCGTTTGAAGGGTTCTTGGATGACCCGATTACCCAGAATCGCTTTTTGTATGCCAATGCGAATCCAGTTACCTATACCGACCCTAGTGGATATTTCTCGATCTCGGAGCTAAATGCCGGAAAGATAATCAGCAATATCCTATCAAAAGGCTCAGCTGCCCTCAGTGCAACCGCTTCCACAGCAGTGAGTCGAACAATTGCGGGCGCTGCAACTGGCATCTTTGGTACGGCGCTGGACAAGATTGCTAAAGGCGAAGATATCACCATTCCTGATTTATTATTAGGGGCTGGAGCTGGAGCTAGTTTTGGCTATTTAGCTCCAGCTATTGCTGCGACCGCTCCAGGTTATGCAATCGCAGGCTTGAGTCTCAACAATGCTAGAGAATCACTGGTAACGCTACATGAAGCTTTGAATGACCCCAATGCTTCTGCAATACGAAAAACGGCGGCGTTTGTCCAAGCCTTGGAAAGTTTGTTTGATCTCAAACAAATTGTTACGAGTGGAATCCTATTTGGCCCCCAGTGTTTTGTTGCTGGAACTCCCATTCTCACACCCACTGGTAAGAAAGCCATTGATGAGCTAGAGCCTGGTGATTGGGTGCTCTCTTGGGATGATGAAACAGATGAGGTTACTGAGCGACAGGTGACGGAATGGTATCGCCGAGAAGCACCAGCTATTATTGACATCTTTATTGGTACAGAGAAAATCTCATGTACGCCAGAACATCCCTTCTGGGTTCCGGGCAAAGAATGGGTGTTGGCATCTCAAATTAAGAGGGGGACAGTTTTACAAAATCGTGCTGGAGAGGCAGTAGTAGTTGATGCTGTTCGTCGTCGCCATGAAATTACTCAAGTTTTCAATGTTGAGATTGATGGGCTGCACACTTATTTTGTTTCTAATCTCGAAATACTGTCGCACAATATGTGCCAGAATAGACAACCTTCTCCTGCTGTCCCATATGATGATTATAGTCCTGAAGCAGTAAGTTCAAGGCAAAAACAAGCTCGTGAATACTATGGTCAACTAGAAGAAGCTAATAATTCTCCTGCTGGACCTTCTGGGAGGAAAAAGCCAATACCAAAAATTTCAGGTAAAGAAGGATCTAAAGATATACCGTCATGGTTGAAACAAACAGGAGAGATACCATTTGTTGGTGAATCTGGAAAAGAATTTGCTAAGCGTGTGTTTGAAACTTATCGCCCAGGAGTGGAATACAAAAATGTGCCTAATTCGGAATTCAATAGAATAAAAAAATGGGCGGATCGAAACTTTAAATAA